The following proteins are encoded in a genomic region of Lutra lutra chromosome 16, mLutLut1.2, whole genome shotgun sequence:
- the TRAF4 gene encoding TNF receptor-associated factor 4, whose translation MPGFDYKFLEKPKRRLLCPLCGKPMREPVQVSTCGHRFCDTCLQEFLSEGVFKCPEDQLPLDYAKIYPDPELEVQVLGLAIRCIHSEEGCRWSGPLRHLQSHLNACSFNVIPCPNRCATKLSRRDLPAHLQHDCPKRRLKCEFCGCDFSGEAFESHEGVCPQESVYCENKCGARMMRRLLAQHAASECPKRTQPCTYCTKEFVFDTIQSHQYQCPRLPVPCPNQCGVGSVAREDLPGHLKESCSTALVLCPFKDSGCKHRCPKLAMARHVEESVKPHLAMMCALVSRQRQELQELRRELEELSVGSDGVLIWKIGSYGRRLQEAKAKPNLECFSPAFYTHKYGYKLQVSAFLNGNGSGEGTHLSLYIRVLPGAFDNLLEWPFARRVTFSLLDQSDPGLAKPQHVTETFHPDPNWKNFQKPGTWRGSLDESSLGFGYPKFISHQDIRKRNYVRDDAVFIRASVELPRKILS comes from the exons TGAAGGAGTCTTCAAATGCCCTGAGGACCAGCTTCCTTTGGACTATGCCAAG ATCTACCCAGACCCCGAGCTGGAGGTGCAGGTGTTGGGCCTGGCCATCCGCTGTATCCACAGTGAGGAGGGCTGCCGCTGGAGCGGGCCGCTGCGGCACCTGCAG AGCCACCTGAACGCATGCAGCTTCAACGTCATCCCCTGCCCTAACCGCTGCGCCACGAAGCTGAGCCGCCGGGACCTGCCTGCCCACTTGCAGCACGACTGCCCCAAGCGGCGCCTCAAGTGCGAGTTCTGTGGCTGCGACTTCAGTGGGGAGGCCTTTGAG AGCCACGAAGGTGTGTGCCCTCAGGAGAGTGTGTACTGTGAGAACAAGTGCGGCGCCCGTATGATGCGGCGCCTGCTGGCCCAGCACGCCGCCTCCGAGTGCCCCAAGCGCACCCAGCCTTGCACCTACTGCACCAAGGAGTTTGTCTTCGACACCATCCAG AGCCACCAGTACCAGTGTCCGCGCTTGCCCGTGCCCTGCCCCAACCAGTGCGGCGTGGGCTCAGTGGCACGGGAGGACCTGCCTGGCCACCTGAAGGAGAGCTGCAGCACGGCGCTGGTGCTGTGTCCATTCAAGGACTCCGGTTGCAAGCACAGG TGCCCTAAGTTGGCGATGGCCCGACATGTGGAGGAGAGTGTGAAGCCGCACCTTGCCATGATGTGTGCGCTGGTGAGCCGGCAGCGGCAGGAGCTGCAGGAGCTGCGGCGGGAGCTGGAGGAGCTGTCAGTGGGCAGTGACGGCGTGCTCATCTGGAAGATCGGCAGCTACGGACGGCGGCTTCAGGAAGCCAAAGCTAAGCCCAACCTCGAGTGCTTCAGCCCAGCCTTCTACACGCACAAGTACGGCTACAAGCTGCAGGTGTCTGCCTTCCTCAATGGCAATGGCAGCGGTGAGGGCACGCACCTCTCGCTCTACATCCGCGTGCTGCCAGGTGCCTTTGACAATCTCCTCGAGTGGCCGTTTGCCCGCCGTGTCACCTTCTCCCTGCTGGATCAGAGCGACCCTGGGCTGGCCAAGCCACAGCACGTCACTGAGACCTTTCACCCCGACCCAAACTGGAAGAATTTCCAAAAACCAGGCACTTGGCGGGGCTCCCTGGATGAGAGCTCTCTGGGCTTTGGTTATCCCAAGTTCATCTCCCATCAGGATATCCGTAAGCGAAACTACGTGCGGGATGACGCCGTGTTCATCCGTGCCTCTGTTGAATTGCCCCGAAAGATCCTCAGCTGA